Proteins from a single region of Pseudomonas sp. 10S4:
- a CDS encoding RDD family protein, translating into MLESTALPRKATLSPPLDTRYQVETPEGIDLPLRPAGLMIRALAFSIDLGLRGLILGLLFTVLAFLGKLGAGLGSILLFGVSWWYMVLFEVLNQGRSPGKQWMGLRVVQDDGTPVGWSASLLRNLLRFVDLLPFGYFLGAISCLQHPTFKRLGDLMAGTLVIYSEKPLTRPELPEAQPRRPVFALTLTEQRAILGFAERQGELSGARVQELATVLAQPLQVPAPQAVTELNGIARSLLGPA; encoded by the coding sequence ATGCTCGAGAGCACAGCACTGCCAAGGAAAGCGACGCTGTCCCCGCCACTGGACACGCGGTATCAAGTCGAAACGCCCGAAGGCATCGACTTGCCACTGCGCCCGGCCGGGCTGATGATCCGTGCACTGGCGTTCTCCATCGACCTCGGGCTGCGCGGGCTGATCCTCGGTTTGCTGTTCACCGTTCTGGCGTTTCTCGGCAAACTCGGTGCCGGGCTGGGCTCAATCCTGCTGTTCGGGGTCAGTTGGTGGTACATGGTGCTGTTCGAGGTGCTCAATCAGGGTCGCTCGCCCGGCAAGCAATGGATGGGTTTGCGGGTGGTGCAGGACGATGGCACGCCCGTCGGCTGGTCGGCCTCGTTGCTGCGCAATCTGCTGCGTTTTGTCGACCTGTTGCCGTTCGGCTATTTCCTCGGGGCCATCAGTTGCCTGCAACACCCGACCTTCAAGCGCCTCGGCGACCTGATGGCCGGCACGCTGGTGATCTACAGCGAAAAACCGCTCACCCGCCCCGAACTGCCCGAAGCCCAACCCCGGCGCCCTGTGTTTGCCCTGACGCTGACCGAGCAACGCGCCATCCTCGGTTTTGCCGAACGCCAGGGTGAACTCTCCGGTGCCCGAGTCCAGGAACTGGCAACCGTCCTCGCTCAACCGTTGCAGGTTCCAGCACCACAAGCGGTGACTGAACTCAACGGCATCGCCCGCAGCTTGTTGGGCCCCGCATGA
- a CDS encoding stage II sporulation protein M: MKQSLFESRHKAEWEQFALMLDRLERGKEASRIASFPKDYRRLCQHLALARERGYSSFLVDSLQHQVLRGHQQFYRHRSQLGANALAFILAGFPQLVRQQWRFVLAAGLMFFGSLIGMGLLVYLFPDLIYNLIPTEQVTEMQSMYDPVAGHLGRSAERAASEDWVMFGYYIMHNIGIAFQTFASGLLFGLGSAFFLFFNGLTIGAVAGHLTHIGYGQTFWSFVIGHGAFELSAIALSGAAGLQLGWALIAPGRLPRAESLRVAARKSVLLICGVMLFLLIAAFIEAYWSSMTAPTPMTKYLVGAALWLLVAVYLLFAGRTRHAPE, from the coding sequence ATGAAGCAAAGCCTGTTCGAAAGTCGCCACAAGGCCGAATGGGAGCAGTTCGCCCTCATGCTTGACCGGTTGGAACGGGGCAAGGAAGCCTCACGAATCGCCAGTTTCCCGAAAGACTATCGACGCCTCTGCCAACACCTGGCCCTGGCCCGCGAGCGCGGCTACAGCAGTTTCCTGGTGGATTCGTTGCAGCATCAGGTGCTGCGTGGCCATCAACAGTTTTATCGGCATCGCAGCCAGTTGGGGGCCAACGCACTGGCGTTTATCCTGGCCGGTTTCCCGCAACTGGTGCGCCAGCAGTGGCGCTTTGTATTGGCTGCCGGCCTGATGTTTTTTGGCAGCCTGATCGGCATGGGCTTGCTGGTGTACCTGTTCCCGGACCTGATCTACAACCTGATCCCGACCGAGCAGGTGACCGAGATGCAAAGCATGTACGACCCCGTTGCCGGGCACCTCGGGCGGTCGGCCGAACGGGCGGCCAGCGAAGACTGGGTGATGTTCGGCTACTACATCATGCACAACATCGGTATCGCCTTTCAGACCTTCGCCAGCGGTTTGCTGTTTGGCCTGGGTAGCGCGTTTTTCCTGTTCTTCAACGGCTTGACGATCGGTGCGGTGGCCGGGCACCTGACCCACATCGGTTACGGGCAAACCTTCTGGTCATTCGTGATTGGCCACGGGGCCTTCGAGTTGAGCGCAATCGCCCTGTCCGGCGCTGCCGGCCTGCAACTGGGCTGGGCGCTGATTGCACCCGGGCGCCTGCCTCGGGCCGAATCCTTGCGTGTGGCGGCGCGTAAAAGCGTGCTACTGATTTGCGGGGTCATGCTGTTTCTGCTGATTGCTGCGTTTATCGAAGCCTACTGGTCGTCCATGACCGCACCTACGCCAATGACCAAATACCTGGTCGGTGCTGCGCTCTGGTTGTTGGTGGCGGTATACCTGCTGTTTGCCGGACGGACCCGCCATGCGCCTGAGTGA
- a CDS encoding DUF4129 domain-containing protein — protein sequence MRLSDATVVIRPRITWEAMDLGVLMSQRHRRLLMTSWAIVTLPTFAVLSLLLWDSPSLAVFIFWWLKPAFERLPLYILSQTLFGETPTLKQALRQWPQLLKPQLLASLTWRRLSLSRSFVMPVVQLEGLSGIARQQRLHVLLQRNAGAAQWLTIIGVHLESALWIGLMVLFYLLLPQQIELDWNWQTLIAAANHDWRWLEHLTNAFYALVLVVWEPIYVACGFSLYLNRRTVLEAWDIELVFRRMRQRLSGAAVAVLLAVIVCIPTTQTVWAAEPVISPDTPRLLDQPLTSQASRDSIKAILDQPPFKNKETVTRYRFGEDKTTTKTPSDGNAPEWLKTLLGLLDNQRFGALATLIEVLLWGAVIAAVGLLIWRYREWLQAFVSRRPALRSKVNRPVPKQLFGLDVHHETLPDDVAGSAEILWQSNPREALGLLYRALLSRLLHDFNLPLKDADTEGQVLVRVAQLQQPALLAFSQSLTRHWQNMAYGHRLPPAQLQQELCDGWRALFTPGAAH from the coding sequence ATGCGCCTGAGTGACGCCACCGTGGTGATTCGCCCGCGCATCACCTGGGAAGCCATGGACCTGGGCGTGCTGATGAGTCAACGGCACCGTCGCCTGTTGATGACCAGTTGGGCCATCGTGACCTTGCCGACATTCGCCGTGCTCAGCCTGCTGTTGTGGGATTCGCCGTCGCTGGCCGTGTTTATTTTCTGGTGGCTCAAACCGGCGTTCGAACGACTGCCGTTGTACATCCTGTCCCAAACCCTGTTCGGTGAAACCCCCACCCTCAAACAGGCCCTGCGCCAATGGCCGCAACTGCTCAAGCCACAACTGCTGGCGAGCCTGACCTGGCGACGCCTGAGCCTGAGCCGTAGCTTCGTGATGCCAGTGGTGCAACTTGAAGGCTTGAGCGGTATCGCGCGACAACAGCGTCTGCACGTATTACTGCAGCGCAATGCCGGCGCCGCGCAGTGGCTGACGATCATTGGCGTGCACCTGGAAAGCGCCTTGTGGATCGGCTTGATGGTGCTGTTCTACCTGCTCCTGCCCCAGCAGATCGAGCTGGACTGGAACTGGCAAACCCTCATCGCCGCGGCCAATCACGACTGGCGGTGGCTGGAGCACCTGACCAACGCCTTTTACGCTCTGGTGCTGGTGGTGTGGGAACCGATCTACGTCGCCTGCGGCTTCAGCCTTTACCTGAACCGACGCACGGTGCTGGAGGCCTGGGACATTGAACTGGTGTTCCGTCGGATGCGCCAGCGCCTGAGCGGCGCGGCAGTCGCCGTGTTGCTGGCGGTGATCGTATGCATACCGACGACGCAAACCGTCTGGGCCGCCGAGCCGGTCATTTCACCGGACACGCCGCGCCTGCTGGACCAGCCCCTGACCAGTCAGGCGTCCCGGGACAGCATCAAGGCGATCCTTGATCAGCCGCCGTTCAAGAACAAGGAAACCGTTACCCGATATCGTTTTGGCGAAGACAAAACCACCACCAAAACCCCGAGCGATGGCAACGCCCCAGAATGGCTGAAGACGCTGCTTGGACTGCTGGACAATCAACGTTTCGGCGCACTGGCCACGCTGATCGAAGTGCTGTTGTGGGGCGCGGTGATTGCTGCCGTCGGGCTGTTGATCTGGCGTTACCGCGAGTGGTTGCAGGCGTTTGTCAGCCGTCGACCGGCCTTGCGCAGCAAGGTGAATCGCCCAGTGCCCAAGCAGTTATTCGGGCTGGACGTCCATCACGAAACCCTGCCCGACGACGTTGCCGGGAGCGCCGAAATCCTCTGGCAGTCCAACCCTCGGGAGGCCCTCGGGTTGCTGTATCGCGCCCTGCTCAGCCGCTTGCTGCATGACTTCAACCTGCCCTTGAAAGACGCCGACACCGAAGGCCAGGTGCTGGTGCGCGTCGCGCAGCTGCAACAGCCGGCGTTGCTGGCCTTCAGTCAAAGCCTGACCCGTCATTGGCAGAACATGGCCTACGGGCACCGCTTGCCACCGGCGCAACTGCAACAGGAACTCTGCGACGGCTGGCGCGCGCTGTTCACCCCGGGAGCCGCCCATTGA
- a CDS encoding DUF4350 domain-containing protein, translating into MSRRGWQALGALFAVLLGALCVYLYLKATPYQEVVDHGASPEARANPYLAAEQFLRKQGLAVTHANSLDVLPGIDPRQHSLLLLGDRSTMTPRQIDQVLNWTRAGGRLLFVAESLWDEKTGQSNDVLLDRVQLHQILSKDLKDPPPDPIDDPYPKLTKLYLEDEDAPAYVSFDTEFHLEDPKNLAQSWANSGKATHMMQLDHGLGSITVVTDADLWKTPAIEKYDNAWLLWYLNADTSVTLLYNTDHDSLLTLLLRYFPQALVALAALIILGCWHVGVRQGPILEPAPRARRQLQEHLRASADFMLRRNGQNNLLQALQQDILRRARRRHPGFEQLAVAEQWLAARAPDPQPTRAISQALSPRPKQRLSSAEFSRQVAHLQTLRNAL; encoded by the coding sequence TTGAGCCGGCGTGGATGGCAGGCGCTTGGCGCGTTGTTCGCGGTGTTGCTTGGCGCGTTGTGCGTGTATCTGTACCTCAAGGCCACGCCCTATCAGGAAGTCGTCGATCACGGCGCCTCCCCCGAGGCCCGGGCCAATCCCTACCTGGCGGCGGAGCAGTTCCTGCGCAAACAAGGCCTCGCCGTTACTCACGCCAATAGCCTCGACGTGCTGCCCGGCATCGACCCGCGCCAACACAGCCTGTTGCTGCTCGGGGACCGCTCGACCATGACCCCGCGCCAGATCGATCAGGTGTTGAACTGGACCCGGGCCGGCGGCCGTCTGCTATTCGTTGCCGAATCCTTGTGGGATGAAAAGACTGGCCAGAGCAATGACGTGCTGCTCGATCGAGTGCAACTGCACCAGATCCTCAGCAAAGACCTCAAGGACCCACCGCCCGACCCCATCGACGATCCGTATCCAAAACTGACCAAGCTCTACCTCGAGGACGAAGACGCCCCGGCTTACGTCAGCTTCGATACCGAGTTCCATCTCGAAGACCCGAAAAATCTCGCCCAGTCCTGGGCCAACAGTGGCAAGGCCACGCACATGATGCAGCTGGACCACGGGCTCGGTTCAATCACCGTGGTCACCGACGCCGACCTGTGGAAAACCCCGGCCATCGAGAAATACGACAATGCCTGGCTGCTCTGGTACTTGAACGCCGACACCAGCGTGACGCTGCTGTACAACACCGATCACGATTCGCTGCTGACCTTGTTGCTGCGCTACTTTCCCCAGGCGCTGGTCGCCCTCGCAGCGTTGATCATCCTCGGTTGCTGGCATGTCGGTGTACGTCAGGGTCCAATCCTTGAGCCCGCTCCAAGGGCACGCCGCCAACTTCAGGAACACTTGCGCGCCAGCGCCGATTTCATGTTGCGTCGCAATGGGCAGAACAACCTGCTGCAAGCCTTGCAGCAAGACATTTTGCGCCGCGCCCGACGCCGCCATCCCGGCTTCGAACAATTGGCGGTTGCCGAACAATGGCTGGCTGCTCGCGCGCCTGACCCGCAACCCACCCGCGCCATCAGCCAGGCCCTGAGCCCACGCCCGAAACAGCGGCTGTCCAGCGCTGAGTTCAGCCGTCAGGTCGCCCACCTGCAAACCTTGAGGAATGCCCTATGA
- a CDS encoding MoxR family ATPase, translating to MSEIEPGTQQHAAQQRQRASQLAQAVRSELQKAVIGQDTVIDDVLTALIAGGHVLLEGVPGLGKTLLVRALARCFGGEFARIQFTPDLLPGDITGHAVYDLQTEQFKLRKGPLFTNLLLADEINRAPAKTQAALLEAMQERQVTLEGRALPITQPFMVLATQNPIEQEGTYPLPEAELDRFMLKVRMDYPDAEQELDMVRQVSRSTRADMLDVQPLRTVLQAKDVMALQRIASDLPLDEQVLDYAIRVARATRSWPGLTLGAGPRASIALVRCARARALLRGGEFVIPDDIKGCALAVLRHRVRIAPELDIEGLDVDQVLEQLLDQVPAPRL from the coding sequence ATGAGTGAGATCGAGCCCGGCACACAACAGCACGCCGCCCAGCAGCGCCAGCGCGCCAGTCAATTGGCCCAAGCCGTGCGCAGCGAATTGCAGAAGGCGGTTATCGGCCAGGACACCGTGATCGATGACGTGCTTACCGCGCTGATCGCTGGCGGCCACGTGTTGCTCGAAGGCGTGCCCGGCCTGGGCAAAACCCTGCTGGTCCGCGCCCTCGCCCGCTGCTTCGGCGGTGAGTTCGCGCGCATCCAGTTCACCCCGGACCTGCTCCCCGGCGACATCACCGGGCACGCGGTGTACGACCTGCAAACCGAGCAGTTCAAACTGCGCAAGGGACCGTTGTTCACCAACCTGTTGCTGGCCGACGAAATCAACCGCGCCCCGGCCAAAACCCAGGCGGCGCTGCTTGAAGCCATGCAGGAACGCCAGGTCACCCTTGAAGGGCGGGCACTGCCCATCACGCAACCGTTCATGGTGCTCGCCACGCAAAACCCCATTGAACAGGAAGGCACGTACCCACTGCCGGAAGCCGAGCTGGATCGCTTCATGCTCAAGGTGCGCATGGACTACCCCGACGCCGAGCAAGAGCTGGACATGGTCCGCCAGGTCAGCCGCTCGACCCGGGCAGATATGCTCGACGTGCAGCCCTTGCGCACGGTGTTGCAGGCCAAGGATGTGATGGCGCTGCAACGCATCGCCAGCGACTTGCCCCTCGATGAACAGGTGCTCGACTACGCCATCCGCGTGGCCCGGGCCACTCGCTCCTGGCCCGGCCTGACCCTCGGCGCGGGCCCGCGGGCCTCCATCGCCCTGGTGCGTTGTGCGCGGGCGCGGGCGTTGTTGCGCGGTGGCGAGTTTGTGATTCCCGACGACATCAAGGGCTGTGCGCTGGCGGTGTTGCGCCATCGGGTGCGGATCGCTCCGGAGCTGGACATCGAAGGGCTGGACGTTGATCAGGTGCTTGAGCAACTGCTCGACCAAGTGCCGGCGCCGCGCCTGTGA
- a CDS encoding neuraminidase-like domain-containing protein has product MDKTIIGTLEERRCMALADYYLGQVAPKLDEGQPDNKKLKLTSLDDLYKYLLLDTQMGQEMESSRLAEAIACMQLYIGAIYGGLEPGHTKDFSKDELIAWHQRFSNISDFAGYQMLLDYPENWINPTLRLNKSDSFKELENNLGQASLSDESVQMALFEHLKQFEEVCNLDLVSAYIDSIDGTETGKGKNFKDADYYFIGRQRVQPFGYFWRKAHVELNSASTFLDPAAWTEWKPIGIPASATVLAMRPVFFAGRLMVVQVEGEQAPDTKVKDDEGNDIVTEGTWSIEAKLSYLAVNGIWSAPLSLGKKNLPRPLKTPRGWWS; this is encoded by the coding sequence ATGGATAAGACCATTATTGGTACGCTGGAAGAACGCCGCTGCATGGCCCTGGCGGATTACTATCTAGGGCAAGTTGCACCGAAGCTGGATGAAGGTCAGCCGGACAATAAAAAGCTTAAATTGACGTCATTGGATGATTTGTATAAGTACTTGTTGCTCGATACCCAAATGGGCCAGGAAATGGAAAGTTCCCGGCTGGCCGAAGCCATTGCCTGTATGCAACTGTATATCGGCGCCATCTATGGCGGCCTGGAGCCCGGGCATACCAAAGACTTTTCCAAAGATGAACTAATCGCCTGGCATCAGCGATTCAGCAATATCAGTGACTTCGCCGGTTACCAGATGCTGCTCGATTATCCGGAAAACTGGATCAACCCGACATTGCGCTTGAATAAATCCGATTCGTTCAAGGAACTGGAAAACAACCTGGGCCAGGCCAGCCTCAGCGATGAATCGGTGCAGATGGCACTGTTTGAGCACCTCAAGCAATTCGAAGAAGTGTGCAACCTGGATCTGGTGTCGGCGTATATCGATAGCATCGACGGTACGGAGACTGGCAAGGGCAAAAATTTCAAAGACGCCGATTACTACTTCATCGGCCGGCAACGGGTGCAACCTTTCGGCTACTTCTGGCGCAAGGCTCATGTCGAGTTGAATTCCGCTAGTACATTCCTGGATCCGGCGGCCTGGACCGAGTGGAAGCCCATTGGTATTCCCGCCTCCGCGACCGTGCTGGCGATGAGGCCGGTATTTTTTGCCGGCCGATTGATGGTGGTTCAGGTCGAGGGCGAACAAGCCCCGGACACGAAGGTAAAGGACGATGAAGGTAATGACATCGTCACTGAAGGCACCTGGTCGATTGAGGCCAAACTTTCCTACCTGGCGGTGAACGGGATCTGGTCGGCGCCTTTGAGCCTGGGCAAAAAGAATTTGCCAAGGCCTCTGAAGACACCGCGCGGCTGGTGGTCGTGA